A single region of the Hyphomicrobiales bacterium genome encodes:
- a CDS encoding putative secretin RcpA/CpaC, associated with Flp pilus assembly (Evidence 3 : Putative function from multiple computational evidences) — MAACIIALGMMIVPDGRVLHAEPTETISVRTNQARIIRLPESAQTVIVGNPSVADVSLQKNNVLVVTGKSFGTTNVIALDARGAVVGESLLRVEASREGVVVVQHGRQRQSFICALNCEPTLVIGDDTEAFRTLKSQIEDRNALAQGK; from the coding sequence ATGGCGGCTTGCATCATCGCTTTGGGCATGATGATTGTGCCCGATGGGCGCGTTCTGCACGCGGAGCCAACGGAGACAATCAGCGTCAGAACCAATCAGGCCAGGATTATTCGCTTGCCTGAGAGCGCCCAGACCGTGATCGTCGGTAATCCGTCGGTGGCCGATGTGTCTCTGCAGAAGAACAATGTTCTTGTGGTCACGGGGAAGAGTTTCGGAACAACAAACGTTATCGCTCTCGATGCACGGGGTGCTGTTGTCGGGGAATCATTATTGCGCGTCGAGGCGTCGCGCGAGGGAGTCGTGGTTGTTCAGCATGGGCGGCAGCGACAAAGCTTTATCTGCGCGCTGAACTGCGAGCCGACCCTGGTCATCGGCGACGACACTGAAGCTTTTCGGACATTGAAAAGCCAGATCGAGGATCGCAATGCGCTCGCGCAGGGGAAATAG
- a CDS encoding hypothetical protein (Evidence 5 : Unknown function), translating to MARDLQADTDNPDSTPWTMNVPITIPVQLDEKQNITHSPHALKIIANKCNTQKNVL from the coding sequence ATGGCTCGTGATCTTCAGGCAGATACGGATAATCCCGACTCTACGCCATGGACAATGAACGTTCCGATAACCATCCCGGTGCAACTTGATGAGAAACAGAACATCACACACAGTCCGCACGCGCTGAAAATTATTGCGAATAAATGCAACACGCAAAAGAACGTCTTATGA
- a CDS encoding putative TadZ/CpaE, associated with Flp pilus assembly (Evidence 3 : Putative function from multiple computational evidences) has protein sequence MRSRRGNRGGDAAQARPRGLRGAVRAFARETGGATAIELAMVAPLFLALAFAIIQTALIFWAQQVLETNVDDGARLVLTGRSQTGGSSDSARLTSLRNSICDGSPSVMVGASECKANLHLDVRVLSSFNQADLNMPIRDGAIDVSGFGYQSSSANQIVLVRAALELPVFIAFGNPALANLANGNRLIMATAAFRTEPFE, from the coding sequence ATGCGCTCGCGCAGGGGAAATAGGGGAGGCGATGCGGCCCAGGCGCGCCCTCGCGGTTTGCGAGGCGCAGTGCGGGCATTCGCGCGCGAGACGGGCGGCGCAACCGCGATCGAGCTCGCGATGGTTGCGCCACTCTTTCTGGCGCTCGCTTTTGCCATCATCCAGACGGCGTTGATCTTCTGGGCGCAGCAGGTGCTTGAAACCAATGTGGATGACGGTGCCCGGCTTGTGCTGACCGGCCGCTCGCAAACGGGCGGCTCAAGCGACAGCGCGCGCCTGACGAGCCTGCGCAACAGCATCTGCGATGGCTCACCGAGCGTGATGGTCGGGGCGAGCGAGTGCAAGGCCAATCTGCATCTCGATGTGCGGGTTCTGTCCAGCTTCAATCAGGCGGACCTGAACATGCCGATCCGCGACGGGGCTATCGATGTCTCGGGCTTCGGGTATCAAAGCAGCAGCGCTAATCAGATCGTGCTTGTCCGGGCCGCGCTCGAACTGCCGGTGTTCATCGCCTTCGGCAATCCGGCCCTCGCCAATCTCGCCAATGGCAATCGCCTGATCATGGCGACAGCGGCCTTTCGGACGGAGCCCTTCGAATGA
- a CDS encoding Flp pilus assembly protein TadG — MTSTVYRVLRRARRKLSCFAGSGDGIAAIEFALVMPVMALIYVGFVVITNGVALNRKVSIMAHTLADLTARVQIVSDSERDLVFSAARAVLAPYAPGGVTLVLSSVYIDGNGVAKVVWSDANRSGAALTRGAVYAFPAGAAGLAIRNSSLIVGDVTYPYFDGWAEVLSSLGFPMSAFRDGVLTMRETRTLTPRLVPRISRLMSNGTVYQ; from the coding sequence ATGACAAGCACCGTGTATCGCGTGCTAAGGCGCGCGCGGCGCAAGCTCAGTTGTTTTGCCGGCTCAGGAGATGGCATCGCGGCGATTGAGTTCGCGCTAGTCATGCCCGTGATGGCTCTTATCTATGTCGGCTTCGTGGTCATCACGAATGGCGTCGCGCTCAATCGCAAGGTGTCGATCATGGCGCATACGCTGGCGGATCTGACCGCGCGCGTGCAGATCGTTTCCGATAGCGAGCGCGATCTGGTGTTCAGCGCCGCGCGGGCGGTTCTCGCGCCCTATGCGCCGGGCGGGGTCACCTTGGTGCTCTCCAGCGTCTATATTGATGGTAACGGTGTCGCCAAGGTGGTCTGGAGCGACGCCAACCGCAGCGGGGCAGCGCTCACGCGGGGTGCAGTCTACGCGTTCCCCGCCGGCGCGGCAGGCTTGGCGATAAGGAATTCGTCACTGATCGTCGGCGATGTCACCTATCCCTATTTCGACGGCTGGGCCGAGGTCCTGAGTTCTCTTGGCTTCCCCATGTCCGCCTTTCGTGATGGTGTGCTGACGATGCGCGAGACGCGCACATTGACACCACGGCTCGTGCCGCGCATTTCGCGCCTCATGAGCAATGGCACCGTCTACCAGTAG
- a CDS encoding Pilus assembly protein Flp/PilA: MVMLFSRFMKDEKGATAIEYGLIAALVAVAIIGALTQLEDGLSALFNGIGTRLTQEAGNAAAGG; this comes from the coding sequence ATGGTAATGTTGTTTTCGCGTTTCATGAAAGATGAAAAAGGCGCCACGGCTATTGAATACGGCCTGATCGCCGCGCTTGTCGCCGTCGCCATTATTGGCGCGCTGACACAGCTTGAAGATGGCCTCTCCGCATTGTTCAATGGTATCGGGACACGCCTGACCCAGGAAGCTGGCAACGCCGCCGCCGGCGGTTGA
- a CDS encoding hypothetical protein (Evidence 5 : Unknown function), which yields MLAALNVKKRPLRRRWHATALHDSGSPPSIIGRATRTGIRGPASTAGGGVASFLGQACPDTIEQCGEAIFKLCQRANNGDGDKRGDQAVFNSRGAFFIFHETRKQHYHIYCSLHQVLIIKRLSLFGATGTMAHPNTATIAPQLNSRKKRCGVFSPYRMVNRLLIMIFLYI from the coding sequence GTGTTGGCAGCGTTGAATGTGAAAAAGCGGCCGCTGCGCCGAAGATGGCACGCGACCGCTTTGCATGATTCCGGGAGCCCGCCCTCTATCATTGGCCGGGCTACGCGGACTGGTATCCGTGGTCCCGCATCAACCGCCGGCGGCGGCGTTGCCAGCTTCCTGGGTCAGGCGTGTCCCGATACCATTGAACAATGCGGAGAGGCCATCTTCAAGCTGTGTCAGCGCGCCAATAATGGCGACGGCGACAAGCGCGGCGATCAGGCCGTATTCAATAGCCGTGGCGCCTTTTTCATCTTTCATGAAACGCGAAAACAACATTACCATATCTACTGCTCCTTGCACCAGGTTCTCATCATCAAGCGCCTCTCTTTGTTTGGCGCTACCGGAACCATGGCTCACCCTAACACCGCAACTATTGCTCCTCAGTTAAATTCAAGGAAAAAGAGATGTGGAGTTTTCTCTCCTTATCGCATGGTCAACAGGTTATTGATAATGATTTTTCTATATATATAA
- a CDS encoding 2-haloacid dehalogenase — translation MVTTQADASSPRVVVFDVGAVLLEWDPRHLYRKIFAGDDPRMERFLAEVCTPAWNLEQDRGRSWVEAVAERTALYPDWEAEIAAFDSRWDEMVPYAIEGTVALLAALRNAGVPTYAITNFSAEKFVLARERFPFLGGFDGIVVSGEVRLVKPDPAIFALFLEQNGLTAAECLFVDDNEANIATARELGFTAHQFSAPELFADALKASGFSV, via the coding sequence ATGGTAACGACGCAGGCTGACGCATCTTCCCCCCGCGTCGTTGTCTTCGATGTCGGTGCGGTTCTTCTGGAGTGGGACCCGCGGCACCTCTACCGCAAGATCTTTGCCGGCGATGATCCACGCATGGAGCGTTTCCTCGCAGAGGTCTGTACGCCGGCCTGGAACCTCGAGCAGGACCGCGGCCGCTCCTGGGTCGAGGCCGTTGCCGAAAGAACGGCGCTTTATCCGGATTGGGAAGCCGAGATCGCGGCTTTCGACAGTCGTTGGGACGAGATGGTGCCTTATGCGATCGAGGGCACCGTGGCCTTGCTCGCGGCCCTGCGAAACGCGGGCGTGCCGACCTATGCGATCACCAATTTCTCGGCGGAGAAGTTCGTGCTCGCGCGGGAGCGCTTTCCGTTTCTCGGCGGCTTCGACGGTATCGTCGTTTCCGGCGAGGTTCGCCTCGTCAAGCCGGACCCGGCGATCTTTGCACTCTTTCTCGAGCAGAACGGGCTGACTGCGGCGGAATGCCTGTTCGTCGATGACAACGAGGCCAATATCGCGACGGCGCGGGAGCTGGGCTTCACCGCCCACCAGTTCTCCGCGCCTGAACTCTTCGCCGATGCGCTCAAAGCCTCTGGCTTTTCCGTCTAG